The proteins below are encoded in one region of Geomonas ferrireducens:
- a CDS encoding fibronectin type III domain-containing protein, with translation MSETHDIQSLKELSDGDLALRAENIADIMDGHGAFQEPRSRWAPTGDQLREEAQLVKQASHAARLDPTKESERVAAREKLIQTIRYCCQCIVMYATYTKDPGELDTIGVDRTHKTPRNWALKIPEKFHRFKATHGKESGSVKFHVNSWEGKASVELQFTYGPPDQESSWQRLMVSNYCHFTHNGLEAARRAFFRSRLINNAGIGPWSDVVELIIL, from the coding sequence ATGAGCGAGACTCACGATATCCAAAGCCTTAAGGAACTAAGCGACGGGGACCTGGCGCTACGCGCGGAAAACATCGCCGACATCATGGACGGGCACGGAGCCTTTCAGGAACCGAGGTCTCGCTGGGCTCCGACGGGGGACCAACTCCGCGAGGAGGCGCAGTTGGTCAAGCAGGCATCGCACGCGGCAAGGCTCGACCCGACCAAGGAATCCGAAAGAGTGGCGGCACGAGAGAAGTTGATACAGACCATAAGGTATTGTTGCCAGTGCATCGTGATGTATGCAACCTACACCAAGGACCCGGGGGAGTTGGACACCATAGGGGTGGACAGAACGCACAAGACTCCGCGGAATTGGGCGCTGAAGATCCCGGAGAAGTTCCACAGATTCAAAGCCACCCACGGCAAGGAGTCCGGATCGGTGAAGTTCCATGTCAACAGCTGGGAAGGCAAGGCAAGCGTCGAGTTGCAGTTCACTTACGGCCCCCCGGATCAGGAAAGTTCATGGCAGCGCCTGATGGTATCCAACTACTGCCATTTCACCCATAACGGGTTGGAAGCGGCGCGCAGAGCCTTCTTCAGGTCCAGGCTGATCAACAACGCGGGAATCGGGCCATGGTCGGACGTGGTCGAGCTCATCATCCTCTAA
- a CDS encoding tetratricopeptide repeat protein, with amino-acid sequence MQQLSPAFSSRPRHLLAVVLIALAALAAYANSFGVPFVYDDITSIVQNRVIRDLPAFLQGEGLKYNPRRFVTYLSFAFNYGMGGLDVTGYHIFNLVLHIATGMALYVFTLVTLRTPRLRSSRLAGLGTPVALLSALLFVCHPVQVEAVTYVVQRTTALAAFFYLLSVLMYAMARLQERRGKALSLFAGALIAAVAAMLSKEIAATLPFAVLLYEVSFFNASRLTRLRLAAPLIALSLLVPLMLMAAGRPAGELLSAADRLTRETELIPRGQYLTTQFEVVATYLRLLILPYGQNIDHDYRLATGFFAPLVFLAFLLHAALLALAAWLYRTASGASGDPARRLIGFGIFWFYLALLVESSVIPIRDVINEHRLYLPSIGLALACSAGLILLLERRPRLLKAAGGLIVLLLCITTWRRNEVWRSELTLWYDSASKSSVSGRPYHNYAKALSEAGDHGKAIVAYQVAIRRGTASPDTYVNLAAEYETLGDQARAEEFYRAALASDPAHVTALTRLAILLLQRPQAAQEGFALLQKAAQAAPANPNVQFNLGAAYEAHGDLAAAAEHYLQAVALNPSYAKAHYTLGELYRKAGRPDLAAPHLRAAQELEPPQNQRKDAEPQRR; translated from the coding sequence ATGCAGCAACTTTCTCCCGCCTTTTCCTCCCGACCTCGGCACCTGCTCGCGGTCGTGCTGATCGCTTTGGCGGCTCTGGCCGCCTACGCCAACTCCTTCGGCGTTCCCTTCGTCTACGATGACATTACCTCGATCGTGCAGAACCGGGTGATCCGCGATCTCCCCGCCTTTCTGCAGGGCGAGGGGCTCAAGTACAACCCGCGCCGCTTCGTGACTTACCTCTCCTTCGCCTTCAACTACGGGATGGGCGGGCTCGACGTCACCGGTTACCACATCTTCAACCTCGTCCTGCATATCGCAACAGGCATGGCGCTTTACGTCTTCACCCTGGTCACCCTGCGGACGCCGCGCCTTCGCTCTTCCAGGCTCGCGGGGTTGGGCACGCCGGTGGCACTCCTGTCGGCGCTTCTCTTCGTCTGCCACCCCGTCCAGGTCGAAGCGGTCACCTACGTGGTCCAGCGCACCACGGCGCTCGCCGCATTTTTCTATCTCCTGTCCGTCCTCATGTACGCCATGGCCCGCCTGCAGGAGCGCAGGGGCAAGGCGCTATCTCTTTTCGCGGGCGCACTCATCGCCGCGGTGGCGGCGATGCTCTCGAAGGAAATCGCGGCCACCCTCCCCTTCGCCGTGCTGCTCTACGAGGTGAGCTTTTTCAACGCTTCCCGGCTTACTCGCCTGCGTCTCGCGGCTCCCCTCATCGCGCTCTCCTTGCTGGTCCCGCTCATGCTCATGGCGGCCGGGCGCCCTGCGGGTGAGCTTCTTTCCGCGGCGGACCGGTTGACGCGCGAGACGGAGCTCATCCCGCGCGGCCAGTATCTGACGACCCAGTTCGAGGTGGTCGCCACCTACCTGCGCCTGCTCATCCTCCCGTACGGCCAGAACATCGACCACGACTACCGCCTCGCCACCGGCTTTTTCGCGCCGCTGGTGTTTCTTGCCTTTTTGCTGCACGCGGCACTGTTGGCCCTGGCGGCTTGGCTCTACCGCACCGCGTCCGGCGCCTCCGGCGACCCGGCCCGGCGCCTGATCGGCTTCGGGATCTTCTGGTTCTACCTTGCCCTGCTTGTCGAATCGAGCGTGATTCCGATCCGGGACGTGATCAACGAGCATCGCCTCTACCTACCCTCCATCGGCCTCGCCCTCGCGTGCTCCGCCGGGCTCATCCTTCTTCTCGAGCGTCGGCCGAGACTCCTCAAAGCTGCGGGGGGGCTCATCGTCCTTTTGCTCTGCATCACCACATGGCGGCGCAACGAGGTGTGGAGGAGCGAGCTCACCCTCTGGTATGATTCGGCGAGCAAGTCGTCGGTGAGCGGGCGGCCGTACCACAATTACGCGAAGGCCCTCTCCGAAGCGGGTGACCACGGCAAGGCCATCGTCGCCTATCAGGTCGCCATCAGACGGGGGACCGCCTCGCCCGACACCTACGTCAACCTCGCCGCCGAATACGAGACGCTGGGAGATCAAGCCAGGGCGGAAGAGTTTTACCGCGCCGCACTCGCCTCGGATCCCGCTCACGTGACCGCGCTCACGAGGCTCGCCATACTGCTCCTGCAACGCCCCCAGGCGGCGCAAGAAGGCTTCGCCCTTCTGCAGAAGGCGGCGCAGGCCGCGCCTGCAAACCCCAACGTACAGTTTAACTTAGGCGCAGCTTACGAGGCGCACGGAGATCTTGCCGCCGCGGCGGAGCATTACCTGCAGGCCGTGGCGCTCAACCCGTCCTACGCGAAGGCCCACTATACTCTGGGCGAACTCTACCGCAAGGCAGGGCGCCCCGACCTTGCGGCGCCGCATCTGCGCGCGGCACAGGAGCTGGAGCCCCCCCAAAATCAACGCAAAGACGCGGAGCCGCAAAGACGCTAA